One Watersipora subatra chromosome 4, tzWatSuba1.1, whole genome shotgun sequence genomic window carries:
- the LOC137394246 gene encoding uncharacterized protein: METNGDIGMDNGCELNQQLHEFTSTIRGVGTIHPRFSSPLFYHSCAVASIYSEKEIKVKLFLVPTVIYNPYTDECESHLPNENILPINQRGHMTGSIAVSLVKSDIGQFNWTSASSVLRTTRKSNESSTRAAGDKCTSTTILENWYEENFTAPYPTSSELSYLVKATGWPAKKISKWLCNRRYRDKNTRHLGNVVAIRQQQKFEAKKLVD, translated from the exons ATGGAGACAAATGGAGACATTGGTATGGACAATGGATGT GAACTGAACCAGCAGCTTCATGAGTTTACATCGACTATCAGAGGTGTTGGCACAATTCATCCTAGATTCTCGTCTCCCCTTTTTTACCATTCCTGTGCTGTAGCCTCGATCTATTCAGAAAAAGAGATCAAAGTCAAACTATTCCTTGTACCTACCGTCATATACAATCCCTATACAGATGAGTGTGAGTCACATTTACCCAACGAAAACATCTTACCAATCAATCAGAGAGGTCACATGACTGGCAGCATTGCTGTTAGTTTGGTAAAGTCAGATATTGGTCAATTTAACTGGACTTCAGCTAGTTCTGTTCTAAGA aCAACAAGAAAGTCAAACGAATCATCCACTAGAGCTGCTGGTGACAAGTGTACTTCCACAACAATTTTAGAGAACTGGTACGAAGAGAACTTTACAGCTCCATACCCAACATCATCTGAATTATCATACCTGGTAAAAGCCACTGGCTGGCCGgctaaaaaaataagcaaatggTTATGCAACAGACGATATCGTGATAAGAACACTCGTCATCTTGGCAACGTTGTGGCCATTAGGCAACAGCAAAAATTCGAGGCTAAAAAACTTGTGGACTAG